The following coding sequences lie in one Epinephelus moara isolate mb chromosome 17, YSFRI_EMoa_1.0, whole genome shotgun sequence genomic window:
- the LOC126403839 gene encoding low affinity immunoglobulin gamma Fc region receptor II-b-like, with product MEVTALCIRLLMTVLLRLVAHVDFSDCQRADVGFPQVVPNRQQFFEYEPITVTCEGLEGLTGWRVVRRIGGAVKTCAASWSTSTGPCKIKNAIVAVDSGEYWCEMGGAKKSNTVNITVTGGSVILESPAFPVMVGDDVTLHCRNKQMSSNLTAAFFQDGHLMENSSMGNLTLNSVSKSDEGLYTCSIPEDGQSSASWLIVRAADKVPHRGLQLPLLLCIAVSVFLVVLLLLMGLLQCGKHRTITIDIPTSPPSIQSFCSPLTVAEVESEAAPNRETYAVITNLRREYDNEEPLFMPVYHTLSLGTA from the exons ATGGAGGTCACAGCGCTCTGCATCAGACTGT TGATGACTGTGTTGTTGCGTCTGGTTGCACATGTTGACTTCAGTGATTGTCAAAGAGCTG atGTGGGTTTCCCTCAGGTTGTTCCAAACCGACAGCAGTTCTTTGAATATGAGCCCATTACTGTCACCTGTGAGGGTCTGGAGGGACTGACTGGATGGAGAGTGGTGAGGAGGATCGGAGGTGCTGTCAAAACATGTGCTGCTTCCTGGTCAACGTCAACAGGACCCTGTAAAATAAAGAATGCCATAGTGGCAGTTGACAGTGGAGAATACTGGTGTGAAATGGGAGGAGCAAAGAAAAGCAACACTGTCAACATCACTGTCACTG GTGGCTCTGTGATCCTGGAGAGTCCTGCCTTTCCTGTGATGGTGGGAGATGATGTAACTCTGCACTGCAGAAACAAGCAGATGTCCTCCAACCTCACCGCTGCATTTTTTCAAGATGGCCACTTAATGGAGAACAGCTCTATGGGAAACCTGACTCTCAACAGTGTTTCCAAGTCTGATGAAGGACTCTACACGTGCAGCATCCCTGAAGATGGACAATCATCAGCGAGCTGGCTGATTGTCAGAG CAGCTGACAAGGTGCCTCATCGTGGCCTTcagctccctctgctgctctgcattgctgtcagtgttttcttgGTGGTTCTGCTGCTGTTGATGGGATTACTGCAATGTGGGAAACATCGGACAATCACAATAG ATATCCcaacctctcctccctccatccagtCTTTCTGTTCTCCACTAACAG TGGCTGAAGTGGAAAGTGAAGCTGCTCCAAACCGGGAAACATATGCTGTCATTACAAACCTCAGGAGGGAGTATG ATAATGAAGAGCCCTTATTTATGCCTGTTTACCACACCTTAAGCCTGGGGACGGCTTGA
- the LOC126403821 gene encoding butyrophilin subfamily 3 member A2-like isoform X1, whose protein sequence is MPLMMDGGPSKPRLDAICKIIFHFTAAVLFLTCPCRGQSQMVSPSQPIVATVGQDIMLPCHLEPAVNVTDMTVEWTRPDLNPRFVYVWRDGVELEMKKHQSYVGRTSVSITKLKHGDISLKLCKVKISDKGKYRCFIPTLSRESTVELVVGAVSSLTVSLMRTDNDLRGAVLQCESAGWHPEPEVLWLDGEGKLLSAGPTETVRGPDDLYTVSSRVTVEKRHSNSFTCRVQQRNINQTRETHIQVPDDVFNAVCSSAAPVAISLAVVSMVILALVFVVWKWRQKQNSNNFMRKETKATTSTLGNGTELQSLNEEKRETLPVMAESTTVKDLDQEKLDVKLKEVEEQCKDVEGLHKFLVDHKKNLYDQMHHLGLELHDIEMQRDEIMSGVEKIKQKGVNNDKNDSEEKWVEKQRLYKNTNLDTAKKELEKCKQETDIFLRSIFCGVTMVTERKTVLDNLREQIKKQLEETEDQREETEIKFKSDHYET, encoded by the exons CGACTCGATGCCATCTGCAAAATCATTTTCCATTTCACTGCTGCCGTCCTCTTCCTAACATGTCCTTGCAGAG GTCAGTCTCAGATGGTCAGTCCTTCACAGCCAATTGTGGCAACAGTCGGTCAAGACATCATGTTACCATGCCATCTGGAACCTGCTGTTAATGTCACTGACATGACTGTGGAGTGGACGAGACCTGACCTGAATCCTAGATTTGTTTATGTGTGGCGTGACGGTGTGGAACTAGAGATGAAAAAACATCAGTCCTATGTAGGGAGAACATCAGTGTCCATCACCAAACTGAAACATGGAGACATTTCACTGAAACTCTGCAAAGTAAAAATCTCTGATAAGGGGAAATACAGGTGCTTTATTCCCACACTGAGCAGAGAATCTACTGTTGAGCTTGTTGTTG GTGCAGTCTCTTCACTCACCGTTAGCTTAATGAGGACTGACAATGACCTCAGAGGAGCAGTGTTACAGTGTGAGTCTGCAGGCTGGCATCCAGAGCCTGAGGTGCTGTGGCTGGACGGTGAGGGAaagctcctctctgctggacctacagagacagtcagaggTCCTGATGACCTCTATactgtcagcagcagagtgactgtggagaagagacacagcaacagcttcaCCTGTAGAGTCCAACAGAGGAACATCAACCAGACCAGAGAGACACACATCCAGGTTCCAG ATGATGTCTTCAATGCTGTGTGTAGTTCTGCTGCTCCTGTCGCCATCAGCTTGGCTGTGGTCTCCATGGTTATTCTTGCACTTGTCTTTGTTGTATGGAaatggagacagaaacaaaata GCAACAACTTTatgagaaaagaaacaaaagcaaCGACATCAACTTTAGGTAACGGCACAGAACTTCAATCGCTTAACgaggagaaaagagaaacaCTTCCAGTCATGGCTGAGAGCACGACAGTCAAGGATTTGGATCAGGAAAAGCTTGATGTAAAATTAAAAGAAGTTGAAGAACAATGCAAAGATGTTGAAGGGCTGCATAAGTTCTTAGTGGATCACAAAAAGAATCTGTATGACCAGATGCATCACTTGGGATTAGAGCTGCATGATATAGAGATGCAAAGAGATGAGATTATGTCAGGGGTAGAGAAAATTAAACAGAAAGGagtaaataatgataaaaacgATTCAGAAGAGAAATGGGTTGAAAAACAGCGCCTATATAAGAATACAAATCTTGATACAGCAAAGAAAGAACTTGAGAaatgtaaacaggaaacagacatATTTTTAAGGTCAATATTTTGtggtgttaccatggttacagagaggaagacagtgTTAGATAATCTCAGGGAGCAAATCAAAAAGCAACTGGAGGAGACAGAAGACCAGAGAGaagaaactgaaataaaattcaAGTCAGACCATTACGAAACATAA